The following are from one region of the Capsicum annuum cultivar UCD-10X-F1 chromosome 1, UCD10Xv1.1, whole genome shotgun sequence genome:
- the LOC107865960 gene encoding acetylornithine aminotransferase, mitochondrial, with amino-acid sequence MSYSSSIFLNNCFPSLSGSGSGSTRLHHSFTNAKFPFIAGRASLSMEAQTVDLSKEVIMEEFNKYFVGTYARAPLVLSSGKGCKLYDMEGREYLDLTSGIAVNALGHGDPDWINAVTQQANVLTHVSNVYYSLPQLELAKRLVASSFADRVFFSNSGTEANEAAIKFARKFQKFSHPDEKQPPVEFIAFSNCFHGRTMGAVALTSKEQYRSPFEPVMPGVTFLEYGNVQAAKELIQSGKIAAVFVEPIQGEGGIYSATKDFLQSLRTACDSAGSLLVFDEVQCGLGRTGHLWAHEAYDIYPDIMTLAKPLAGGLPIGAVLVTERVAAAINYGDHGSTFAGGPLVCNAAVAVLDKISKPGFLASVTKKGQYFRELLVKKLGGNSHVREVRGVGLIIGVDLDVPASPLVEACQQSGLLVLTAGKGNVVRLVPPLTITEQELDHAAEILFNCLPVLDKSANN; translated from the exons ATGAGCTATTCGTCATCCATTTTTCTCAACAACTGTTTTCCTTCTCTTTCGGGTTCGGGTTCGGGTTCGACCCGACTTCACCATTCCTTCACCAATGCAAAATTCCCCTTCATCGCCGGCAGGGCTAGCCTTAGTATGGAAGCGCAGACAGTGGATTTGAGCAAAGAGGTAATAATGGAGGAATTTAATAAGTATTTTGTGGGTACCTATGCTAGGGCACCATTGGTATTGTCCAGTGGCAAAGGATGTAAATTGTATGACATGGAAGGGCGAGAGTATTTGGATTTGACTTCTGGTATTGCTGTGAATGCACTTGGACATGGTGATCCTGATTGGATTAATGCTGTTACTCAACAAGCTAATGTGTTAACTCATGTTAGCAATGTTTACTATTCTCTCCCTCAG TTGGAGCTTGCAAAACGCCTTGTTGCTAGTTCTTTTGCAGACCGTGTTTTCTTTTCAAACTCTGGAACAGAAGCAAATGAAGCTGCAATTAAATTTGCAAGGAAGTTTCAGAAATTCTCGCATCCAGATGAGAAGCAACCTCCCGTGGAGTTTATTGCCTTCTCCAATTGTTTCCATGGGAGGACCATGGGTGCTGTTGCTTTGACAAGCAAAGAACAGTACAGGTCACCTTTTGAACCTGTAATGCCAGGAGTTACTTTCCTGGAGTATGGCAATGTTCAAGCAGCAAAAGAACTAATTCAGAGTGGTAAAATAGCTGCTGTATTTGTCGAACCAATCCAAGGTGAAGGTGGCATATACAGTGCAACAAAAGATTTTTTACAATCACTGAGGACTGCCTGTGATAGTGCAGGTTCTCTTCTTGTCTTTGATGAG gtTCAATGCGGCCTAGGAAGAACTGGTCATCTCTGGGCGCACGAAGCTTATGACATATACCCAGATATAATGACTCTTGCAAAGCCTCTTGCTGGAGGTCTACCTATTGGGGCAGTGTTAGTAACTGAAAGAGTTGCTGCTGCCATCAATTATGGGGATCACGGTAGCACCTTTGCCGGCGGTCCTCTTGTTTGCAATGCTGCAGTTGCTGTGCTGGACAAGATCTCCAAACCAGGTTTCCTTGCCAGTGTCACAAAGAAAGGTCAATATTTCAGGGAATTGCTTGTCAAGAAATTAGGAGGGAACTCGCATGTGAGAGAAGTACGAGGTGTGGGGCTTATTATTGGGGTCGACCTCGATGTACCAGCATCTCCGCTGGTTGAGGCATGTCAACAATCTGGCCTTCTTGTATTGACGGCAGGAAAAGGAAACGTTGTGAGGCTTGTACCACCATTGACCATCACAGAGCAAGAATTGGACCATGCAGCCGAGATCTTGTTCAATTGTTTGCCTGTACTAGATAAGTCCGCCAATAACTAG